One Campylobacter concisus genomic region harbors:
- a CDS encoding 6-pyruvoyl trahydropterin synthase family protein: protein MIIRKLFRFENAHIVRFCSSKRCRTSIHGHSYVAEILLSSNFLDNAGMVYDFGLMKQNIKTIIDSFDHATTIFSGDNDEYKNDLKKHSARWIEIPLNPSAEQFCRIFFVLIERLLELSVMNNGEREVKLHSIIVHETDTGYAQCFKEDAVNAQMGEIKLDEIKFSDAIIEEWEDKNLFEKMKNRLKIEIPKDV from the coding sequence ATGATTATTAGAAAGCTTTTTAGATTTGAAAATGCACATATTGTGAGATTTTGTAGCTCAAAGCGTTGTAGGACTAGCATCCACGGGCACAGCTATGTGGCTGAAATTTTACTTAGCTCAAATTTTCTTGATAACGCCGGCATGGTTTATGATTTTGGCTTAATGAAGCAAAACATAAAAACGATCATTGATAGTTTTGATCATGCTACGACAATATTTTCAGGCGATAATGATGAGTATAAAAATGATTTAAAAAAGCACTCAGCAAGATGGATCGAGATCCCGCTAAATCCAAGTGCAGAGCAGTTTTGCCGCATATTTTTTGTACTCATAGAAAGACTACTTGAGCTTAGCGTGATGAACAACGGCGAGCGTGAAGTGAAGCTTCATAGCATTATCGTGCATGAGACTGATACAGGCTATGCACAGTGCTTTAAAGAGGACGCCGTAAATGCGCAAATGGGCGAGATAAAGCTAGATGAGATCAAATTTTCAGACGCTATCATAGAAGAGTGGGAAGATAAAAATTTATTCGAGAAAATGAAAAATAGGTTAAAAATAGAAATTCCAAAGGACGTTTGA
- the rpmE gene encoding 50S ribosomal protein L31, whose protein sequence is MKKDIHPEYVDCTVTCACGNTFKTKSNKSEIRIDICDKCHPFFTGSEKIVDSAGRVEKFKKKYAQK, encoded by the coding sequence ATGAAAAAAGATATCCATCCAGAATACGTAGATTGCACTGTAACTTGTGCTTGCGGAAACACTTTTAAAACAAAGTCAAACAAAAGCGAGATCAGAATTGACATTTGCGACAAGTGCCACCCATTTTTCACAGGCAGCGAAAAGATAGTTGATAGTGCTGGCCGTGTTGAGAAATTTAAGAAAAAATACGCTCAAAAATAA
- a CDS encoding 16S rRNA (uracil(1498)-N(3))-methyltransferase encodes MKFLYDKNAGNESLKIVNEAFLHLKARRMQAGERISVRNLRDFKEYIYEIDEIDRRSASLSLVFVSLNGEQKFDFTIAWAIVDPKTIEKTLPFLNELGVGKIAFVYTKFSQANFKIDIERLNYINALSCEQCGRTSLMEFEVYKNLDELMSVYKNVSAINFGGKSLNEKKDDELLIIGPEGGFSEDETAKFKNSYCLNTKNILRSQTAVISVAAKFLA; translated from the coding sequence ATGAAATTTTTATATGATAAAAATGCAGGTAATGAAAGCTTAAAGATAGTAAATGAAGCTTTTTTGCACCTAAAAGCTAGAAGAATGCAAGCTGGTGAGCGAATAAGCGTTAGAAATTTACGAGATTTTAAAGAGTATATTTATGAAATTGATGAGATTGATAGGCGAAGTGCGAGCTTAAGTCTTGTCTTTGTCAGCTTAAATGGCGAGCAAAAATTCGACTTTACGATCGCTTGGGCTATCGTCGATCCAAAAACGATCGAAAAGACATTGCCATTTTTAAATGAACTTGGCGTTGGTAAAATAGCTTTTGTCTATACTAAATTTTCTCAAGCAAATTTTAAGATAGATATTGAAAGGCTAAACTACATAAATGCTCTCTCTTGCGAGCAGTGCGGACGAACTTCACTAATGGAGTTTGAAGTTTATAAAAATTTGGACGAGCTAATGAGTGTTTATAAAAATGTCTCAGCTATAAATTTTGGTGGTAAAAGTTTAAATGAGAAAAAAGATGATGAGCTTTTAATAATCGGTCCAGAGGGTGGATTTAGCGAGGATGAGACGGCTAAATTTAAAAATAGCTACTGCCTAAATACTAAAAATATCTTAAGATCACAGACTGCGGTTATCTCAGTAGCGGCAAAATTCCTAGCTTAA